One part of the Lachnospiraceae bacterium JLR.KK002 genome encodes these proteins:
- a CDS encoding flagellar protein FlaG, which produces MEVRKVSTSSAPYQGSGPEVPVKQEVVTRQETAGSPETPQAERKMTLPDAVIPEKNRVLEKTGVSEKAGVSGEEKQSPIEAQEMAKKKNSMKRAVEEVNRKAKNSELIFGIHDATNRVTIKVVDKGTKEVIREFPPEETLDMIAKVWELAGIMIDERG; this is translated from the coding sequence ATGGAAGTTCGAAAGGTAAGTACATCATCCGCGCCTTATCAGGGAAGTGGGCCGGAGGTGCCTGTTAAACAGGAAGTGGTTACCAGACAGGAAACTGCAGGAAGCCCTGAAACACCGCAGGCAGAGCGGAAAATGACTTTGCCGGACGCTGTGATTCCGGAGAAAAACAGAGTATTGGAAAAGACCGGGGTTTCAGAGAAAGCAGGAGTTTCAGGAGAAGAAAAGCAAAGTCCCATAGAAGCGCAGGAGATGGCGAAGAAGAAAAACAGCATGAAGCGTGCAGTGGAGGAAGTAAACCGGAAGGCGAAGAACTCAGAACTTATTTTCGGTATACATGACGCCACCAACCGGGTCACCATTAAGGTGGTAGACAAAGGAACCAAAGAAGTGATTCGGGAATTTCCGCCGGAAGAGACGCTGGATATGATTGCAAAAGTATGGGAATTAGCGGGAATTATGATAGATGAACGAGGATAG
- a CDS encoding sigma factor: protein MFQYLLLLETDEERKFFTKIYEKYRDDMFRMANSILHNPSDAEDMVHETFVLLIQYVDRIISVC, encoded by the coding sequence ATGTTTCAATATCTGCTTCTGTTGGAAACAGATGAAGAAAGGAAATTTTTTACGAAAATTTATGAGAAGTACCGGGACGACATGTTCCGAATGGCAAACAGCATTCTGCACAATCCTTCCGATGCGGAAGATATGGTGCATGAAACCTTTGTGTTACTGATACAGTATGTGGACCGGATAATTAGTGTCTGCTGA
- the csrA gene encoding carbon storage regulator CsrA, producing MLALTRKKGESIILNNDIEISILELRGDQVKVGINAPKEVPVYRKEVYLQIQKENEAASSADSLTALKSIL from the coding sequence ATGCTGGCATTAACCAGAAAAAAAGGAGAATCCATCATTTTAAATAATGATATTGAAATCAGTATCCTGGAACTGCGGGGGGATCAGGTGAAAGTTGGAATCAATGCACCGAAAGAAGTTCCTGTGTATCGCAAAGAAGTATATCTTCAGATACAGAAAGAAAATGAGGCCGCTTCTTCAGCAGACAGCCTGACAGCCCTGAAGAGTATTTTATAA
- the flgL gene encoding flagellar hook-associated protein FlgL translates to MMRVTNSMISRNSMTNINSNKVNVDTLNTQMTTQKKIIRPSDDPIIAVRALRLRSNLSELNQYYERNIPDAKSWFEVTEGALDNMEEILRNVYEKCVDGSTDVKTQEDRAAILKDMQSLRYQVYAEGNTDCAGRSVFTGYKTNSKLTFLKEEKDTSYEITEPVSFEDIEEKRFYSNEVKVPNSSAEVLTGVALGDMPEEHVINRIRLSYEGLGDIEAGDIKYIDADGNVQELEGTGYDDDGRPITVTTDMTYDQWVKDGYPVGYGEVIYFKETGELVMGKGVADFLGSEKAQLSVTYTKQGFKEGEVRPEHYFDCKNTTDPKNEITYVKENQEIKFTIAFGQELTINTQASDVLDASIGRDVDDLTNAVQAAIAAHDKVEKIKEMQTQQQYSDPASQEALGQWLEAAEKEAVYADENMQKLYARGITKFQGYLDQVKLARTDMGSREGRLNLTENRMANQQTTFEQLKSRNEDMELSDIIIEYTAAYNAYQASLQASAKANGQTLLNYL, encoded by the coding sequence ATGATGCGTGTAACTAACAGCATGATCAGCAGAAACAGCATGACTAACATTAACAGTAATAAAGTAAACGTGGATACACTGAATACTCAGATGACCACTCAGAAAAAGATTATCCGGCCTTCTGACGATCCTATTATTGCAGTTCGGGCCCTGCGCCTGCGCAGTAATCTGAGTGAGCTGAATCAGTATTATGAGAGAAATATACCGGATGCCAAATCCTGGTTCGAGGTAACCGAAGGAGCCCTTGATAATATGGAAGAAATTCTTCGGAATGTTTATGAGAAATGTGTGGACGGTTCCACAGATGTGAAAACCCAGGAAGACCGCGCAGCCATTCTGAAAGATATGCAGTCTCTCCGTTATCAGGTGTATGCGGAAGGCAACACAGACTGCGCCGGAAGAAGTGTATTTACCGGCTATAAGACCAACAGCAAGCTCACTTTCCTGAAAGAAGAAAAAGATACTTCCTATGAGATTACAGAGCCTGTATCTTTTGAAGATATTGAGGAAAAGCGTTTCTACAGCAATGAGGTGAAAGTGCCCAATTCTTCTGCAGAAGTTCTGACAGGCGTAGCCCTCGGTGATATGCCGGAGGAACATGTGATTAATAGAATCCGTCTGTCTTATGAGGGACTGGGAGACATTGAGGCAGGGGATATCAAATATATTGATGCAGATGGAAATGTACAGGAGCTGGAAGGAACAGGTTACGATGATGACGGAAGACCCATCACAGTGACCACAGATATGACCTATGATCAGTGGGTGAAAGATGGATATCCTGTGGGGTATGGAGAGGTAATTTATTTCAAGGAAACCGGAGAACTGGTAATGGGAAAAGGAGTGGCAGATTTTCTGGGCAGTGAAAAAGCCCAGCTGAGCGTCACCTATACCAAACAGGGATTTAAGGAAGGCGAGGTAAGACCGGAGCATTATTTCGACTGTAAGAACACCACAGATCCCAAAAATGAGATTACTTATGTAAAAGAAAATCAGGAAATTAAATTTACAATTGCATTCGGTCAGGAGCTGACCATCAATACACAGGCCAGTGATGTCCTTGACGCTTCCATCGGGCGAGATGTGGATGATCTGACCAATGCGGTTCAGGCAGCCATTGCAGCCCATGATAAAGTAGAGAAGATTAAAGAAATGCAGACGCAGCAGCAGTATTCCGACCCTGCTTCTCAGGAGGCACTGGGTCAGTGGCTGGAAGCAGCGGAAAAAGAAGCGGTTTATGCAGACGAGAATATGCAGAAACTTTATGCAAGAGGAATAACGAAATTTCAGGGGTATCTGGATCAGGTGAAACTTGCCAGAACAGATATGGGCAGCCGGGAAGGACGTCTGAATCTTACGGAAAACAGGATGGCTAACCAGCAGACGACTTTTGAGCAGCTGAAATCCAGAAATGAAGATATGGAACTTTCAGACATCATCATCGAATATACAGCGGCCTATAACGCATATCAGGCGTCCCTGCAGGCGTCTGCCAAAGCAAACGGCCAGACACTGCTGAATTATCTGTAA
- a CDS encoding flagellin, with product MAMVVQHNLTAMNANRQLGVTTSTQAKSSEKLSSGYRINRAGDDAAGLKISEKMRSQIRGLNKASSNAQDGVSLIQTAEGALNEAHSILQRMNELAVQGANDTNQNVDRDAINQELSALVEELDRISATTQFNKQSLLDGSFTGKNLQVGANQNQKITINIAAMNAAAIGIKPTQVGAMSGYLTTNEVVKNQKVKNEAGTYTAADATTKASGTAGSAKLRASIANLAACTTQVGALYSAGNTKTAYFKTNNGTITTLSGLVRACAANLAACAAQVFAVASKPATTVSSPNVRDYQQATGTITMVQNAINNVSSQRSALGALQNRLEHTIANLDNVAENTQAAESRIRDTDMASEMVEYSKNNILAQAGQSMLAQANQSNQGVLSLLQ from the coding sequence ATGGCAATGGTAGTACAGCACAATCTTACAGCAATGAACGCGAACCGTCAGTTAGGCGTTACCACAAGCACACAGGCAAAATCATCTGAGAAATTATCATCCGGATACAGAATCAACCGTGCAGGCGATGATGCAGCAGGATTAAAGATTTCCGAGAAGATGAGAAGCCAGATCAGAGGACTGAACAAAGCATCCTCTAACGCACAGGATGGCGTATCATTGATTCAGACAGCAGAAGGCGCGCTGAATGAAGCTCACAGCATTCTTCAGAGAATGAATGAACTGGCAGTACAGGGAGCAAATGACACCAACCAGAACGTTGACCGTGACGCAATCAATCAGGAGTTAAGCGCACTGGTAGAAGAGCTTGACCGTATTTCCGCAACCACACAGTTCAATAAACAGTCTCTGTTAGATGGCAGCTTTACCGGAAAGAACCTTCAGGTAGGAGCAAACCAGAATCAGAAGATTACCATCAATATTGCAGCAATGAATGCAGCAGCAATCGGAATCAAACCTACCCAGGTAGGAGCAATGTCTGGTTATCTGACAACCAATGAAGTTGTGAAGAACCAGAAAGTTAAAAATGAAGCTGGTACCTATACAGCTGCTGATGCGACCACTAAGGCAAGCGGTACAGCTGGTTCTGCAAAGCTGAGAGCATCTATTGCGAACCTTGCAGCATGTACTACACAGGTTGGTGCACTTTATTCTGCAGGTAATACAAAGACAGCATATTTCAAAACAAACAATGGAACCATTACCACATTATCCGGTCTGGTAAGAGCATGTGCAGCAAACCTTGCAGCATGTGCAGCACAGGTTTTCGCAGTTGCAAGCAAGCCGGCTACAACAGTTAGCTCACCGAACGTAAGAGATTACCAGCAGGCAACCGGAACCATTACAATGGTTCAGAATGCAATCAACAATGTATCCAGCCAGAGATCTGCACTTGGAGCATTACAGAACAGACTTGAGCATACAATTGCCAACCTGGATAATGTAGCAGAGAATACTCAGGCAGCAGAATCCCGTATCCGTGATACAGATATGGCATCTGAAATGGTTGAATACAGCAAGAACAACATTCTTGCACAGGCAGGCCAGTCCATGCTTGCACAGGCTAACCAGTCTAACCAGGGCGTACTGTCACTGTTACAGTAA
- the fliD gene encoding flagellar filament capping protein FliD — MPIRLSGLNSGLDTDAIVQELVSAYRTKQDKYTKAQTKLSWKQESWKDMNTKIYNFYSKTLSNMRRVGNFNKKTTTVSDETKAKVTAGAGVVNGTQTLEVKRLATAGYLTGGKIKQAYGGQITNDTSLSALGVKSGNLTFDVGGERKTIFVNATDTVADLTKALGEKGISANFDVTQQRFILSSKTTGVGNDFSFVVNEGDTAAFNMLNSLGLATEENFEAAGGDYAFSSNGMISGSSKFNGLDLDSTSPSNDLNNLLALSYKIPTGTMKFNVGGVEKTITVDENSTWNSLINDFDATGMKLEYDSAKGGFNLSSKNGTDAVELVAGKGPDGKPDDSFKVADSLGLATKKDYQDAGAVETSGMNLATKQDATNAQIILNGALFEGESNDFSINGLNITATGVSNGAMTITTSTDVDGVYDMIKSFFKEYNELMNSMESAYNAPAAKGYEPLTDDEKEAMSEKEIEKWETKIKDSILRRDETLRSVMSNMSMNMAKVFEVDGKKYSLASFGIKTAGYFNAAENESYAYHIDHDEDDAVSSGNDDKLRKMIAEDPDGVASFFTQLANTVYDGLHEKMQATSSSSIYKVYNDKQMQAEYDEYTKTIKKWEEKLQAMEEAYYKKFAAMETALGKLQSQTNSLSSLFGG; from the coding sequence ATGCCAATCAGACTTTCTGGATTAAATTCAGGACTTGATACGGATGCCATTGTACAGGAACTGGTATCAGCGTATCGTACCAAACAGGATAAATATACAAAGGCTCAGACCAAACTTTCCTGGAAGCAGGAATCCTGGAAAGACATGAATACCAAGATTTACAATTTCTACAGCAAGACCCTGTCAAATATGCGCCGGGTAGGTAACTTTAACAAGAAGACAACTACCGTATCTGACGAGACTAAGGCAAAGGTAACAGCAGGGGCCGGTGTTGTCAACGGAACTCAGACTCTGGAAGTAAAGAGGCTGGCAACTGCCGGGTATCTGACCGGAGGAAAAATTAAGCAGGCTTATGGCGGACAGATTACAAACGATACAAGTCTCTCTGCTCTGGGCGTGAAAAGCGGGAATCTGACTTTTGATGTGGGTGGTGAAAGAAAAACCATATTTGTGAATGCAACAGATACCGTGGCTGATTTGACAAAAGCATTAGGTGAAAAAGGTATTTCTGCAAATTTCGACGTAACCCAGCAGAGATTTATTTTAAGTTCAAAAACTACCGGAGTAGGAAATGATTTCAGTTTTGTAGTAAACGAAGGGGATACGGCAGCATTTAATATGCTGAACAGCCTTGGACTGGCAACAGAAGAGAATTTTGAAGCAGCCGGAGGAGATTATGCGTTCTCATCCAATGGCATGATTTCAGGAAGCAGTAAATTTAATGGTTTGGATCTGGACAGTACCTCTCCGTCAAATGACCTGAACAATCTTCTGGCACTCAGTTATAAAATTCCCACCGGAACCATGAAGTTTAACGTGGGAGGTGTTGAAAAGACAATAACCGTTGATGAGAACAGTACATGGAACAGCCTCATCAATGATTTTGATGCCACCGGCATGAAGCTGGAATACGATTCTGCAAAAGGCGGATTTAACCTGAGTTCCAAAAACGGAACGGATGCCGTGGAACTGGTTGCAGGTAAAGGCCCGGACGGCAAGCCGGATGACAGTTTTAAAGTTGCAGACAGCCTTGGACTGGCTACAAAGAAAGACTATCAGGACGCCGGTGCGGTTGAAACTTCAGGTATGAATCTTGCCACCAAGCAGGATGCTACGAATGCTCAGATTATTCTGAATGGCGCGCTGTTTGAGGGAGAATCCAATGATTTTTCCATCAATGGTCTGAATATTACAGCTACAGGCGTCAGCAATGGAGCAATGACTATTACCACATCCACAGACGTGGATGGTGTCTATGATATGATTAAGAGTTTCTTTAAGGAATACAATGAACTGATGAATTCCATGGAATCTGCTTATAATGCTCCTGCTGCCAAGGGATATGAACCTCTGACGGATGATGAGAAAGAAGCCATGTCCGAGAAGGAAATAGAAAAGTGGGAGACCAAGATCAAAGACTCCATTTTAAGACGGGATGAGACACTGCGCTCCGTAATGAGCAATATGTCCATGAACATGGCAAAAGTTTTTGAGGTAGACGGCAAAAAATACAGTCTTGCTTCTTTCGGAATTAAAACAGCAGGATATTTTAATGCGGCAGAAAATGAGTCTTATGCATATCATATTGACCATGATGAAGATGATGCTGTTTCTTCCGGTAATGATGACAAACTGCGCAAAATGATTGCCGAAGATCCCGACGGAGTGGCAAGTTTCTTTACACAGCTTGCAAATACTGTTTATGACGGCCTTCATGAGAAAATGCAGGCTACCAGTTCCAGCAGTATCTATAAGGTTTACAATGACAAACAGATGCAGGCCGAGTATGACGAATACACCAAGACTATTAAGAAATGGGAAGAAAAATTACAGGCCATGGAAGAAGCCTATTATAAGAAATTTGCTGCCATGGAAACTGCACTTGGAAAACTGCAGTCTCAGACAAATTCACTTTCTTCATTGTTCGGAGGCTGA
- a CDS encoding IS5 family transposase: MYKPIDKLQHSFLDFNQPMGLHMNPDNRWIKLADRIPWDEFEVKYAKLFPSDTGNVAKPLRMALGALIIQTKFQYSDRELVEQIAENPYLQYFIGLPGFREEAPFDASTLVLFRKRISAEMLMEVNEYLLSHKDDDKDDHTPPSVGKSGDDGTAKEDTNKGTLTLDATCAPANIRYPQDISLLNEAREKLENIIYRFCKCYGLKLPRRYRKRARKEYLAFAKSRKHTAKKIRSAIRRQLGYVKRDLGYLEQFMSDGYAMAGKDIDLYLTIIKLHEQQQYMYDNRVHSVEHRIVSIAQPWLRPIVRGKVKAPVEFGAKFDLSLDSEGYGRIEKISFEAYNESTCLIEAIERFKERTGYYPERVLADQIYRTRENRSYCKEHGIRLSGPKLGRPSATAKVDKKQEYQDNTDRIEVERTFSLSKRCYGMSCITTKLEETQLTSIALSVFVTNLFRIQRRILCALLHLFRFWHDRSRCKSWKLQIAT; encoded by the coding sequence ATGTACAAACCGATTGACAAGTTACAGCATTCATTCCTCGATTTCAACCAGCCTATGGGACTCCACATGAATCCGGATAACCGTTGGATCAAACTGGCTGACCGCATCCCATGGGACGAGTTTGAAGTAAAATATGCCAAGCTGTTTCCAAGTGATACGGGCAATGTTGCCAAGCCTCTTCGTATGGCATTAGGAGCTCTGATCATCCAGACCAAGTTCCAGTATTCCGACCGTGAGCTTGTAGAACAGATCGCAGAGAATCCGTATCTGCAATACTTTATCGGGCTTCCTGGATTTCGGGAAGAAGCTCCGTTTGATGCAAGTACACTGGTTCTCTTCCGTAAACGCATTTCCGCAGAGATGCTGATGGAAGTAAACGAGTATCTTCTTTCCCATAAGGATGATGACAAAGATGACCATACTCCTCCATCCGTAGGAAAATCCGGTGATGATGGTACTGCAAAAGAAGATACAAACAAAGGAACGCTGACCCTTGATGCAACCTGTGCACCTGCAAACATACGTTATCCGCAGGACATCTCGCTTTTGAACGAAGCAAGAGAGAAGCTGGAAAACATCATTTACCGATTTTGTAAATGTTATGGTCTTAAGCTGCCCAGAAGATACCGCAAACGCGCCAGAAAAGAGTATCTTGCATTTGCCAAGAGCAGAAAGCACACGGCAAAGAAAATCCGCAGCGCAATCCGCAGACAGCTTGGCTATGTGAAAAGAGATCTTGGCTATTTGGAACAGTTCATGAGTGATGGATACGCCATGGCAGGTAAGGATATCGACTTGTATCTTACCATCATCAAGCTGCATGAACAGCAACAGTATATGTATGATAACAGAGTCCATTCTGTGGAGCATCGCATTGTAAGCATTGCGCAGCCATGGCTTCGACCGATTGTCAGAGGTAAGGTCAAAGCACCTGTTGAATTTGGTGCAAAATTTGATCTCAGTCTTGACAGCGAAGGTTACGGGCGTATCGAAAAAATATCTTTTGAGGCATACAACGAGAGTACCTGCCTGATTGAAGCAATAGAGCGTTTCAAAGAACGTACTGGTTATTATCCGGAACGTGTTCTGGCAGATCAGATATATCGGACCAGGGAAAACAGGAGTTATTGCAAGGAGCATGGGATCCGGTTATCAGGTCCAAAGCTGGGCAGACCAAGTGCCACAGCAAAAGTTGATAAAAAGCAAGAGTATCAGGATAATACCGATAGAATCGAAGTGGAGCGCACCTTCAGCCTGAGCAAACGCTGCTATGGTATGAGCTGCATTACCACAAAACTGGAAGAAACGCAGCTGACTTCTATTGCATTATCTGTATTCGTGACGAATCTGTTCAGGATTCAGAGGCGAATACTTTGCGCTCTTTTGCATCTGTTCCGATTCTGGCATGACCGGAGCAGATGTAAGAGTTGGAAGTTGCAGATAGCTACTTAA
- a CDS encoding RNA polymerase sigma factor, translated as MNAEPHKAWYYIKLTLRHRTFDLYRQRQKRGEVELDESWTQEDIFDKDVALILEEAEEQKALVSLLKKLKVSYQEVLILQYYYDMSTKEIAEVLGKTEDNVRHLAKRAREKLRAIVEENGLWNEKKKDN; from the coding sequence ATTAACGCGGAACCTCACAAAGCATGGTATTACATAAAACTCACGTTGCGGCACAGAACGTTCGACCTGTACAGGCAGAGACAGAAGCGAGGGGAAGTGGAGCTGGATGAGTCATGGACACAGGAAGATATTTTTGACAAAGATGTGGCATTAATTCTGGAGGAGGCGGAAGAACAGAAAGCTCTGGTGAGTCTTCTGAAAAAACTGAAAGTTTCCTATCAGGAAGTGCTGATTCTGCAATATTATTATGATATGAGCACGAAAGAGATTGCGGAAGTCCTGGGGAAAACAGAAGATAATGTCAGACATCTGGCCAAAAGAGCCAGGGAAAAGCTGAGGGCCATAGTGGAAGAAAACGGGCTGTGGAATGAGAAAAAGAAAGACAACTGA
- the flgN gene encoding flagellar export chaperone FlgN — protein sequence MGNDYVSVMIQSLQKKVQVLDEIIEKNKEQQQILEQEEFDGGAFEQNVEEKGNLIDHINFLDEGFEELYSRVKAVLETEKQAHKEDILLMKQLITEITEKSVTIQSEEVRNRRLVERRFSQERKKVKSMRNSSTVAKQYYTNMAKLNYVDAQFMDKKK from the coding sequence ATGGGAAATGATTATGTAAGCGTTATGATTCAGAGCCTTCAGAAAAAGGTGCAGGTTCTGGATGAAATTATTGAGAAGAATAAAGAACAGCAGCAGATTCTGGAACAGGAAGAGTTTGACGGAGGTGCCTTTGAGCAGAACGTGGAGGAAAAGGGGAACCTGATTGATCACATTAATTTTCTGGATGAAGGGTTCGAAGAACTGTACAGTCGTGTGAAAGCTGTTCTGGAAACAGAAAAACAGGCCCATAAAGAAGATATTCTGCTTATGAAGCAGCTTATCACGGAAATTACGGAGAAATCCGTGACGATTCAGAGTGAAGAAGTTCGTAACCGGAGACTGGTGGAGCGTCGCTTTTCTCAGGAACGGAAAAAAGTAAAAAGTATGAGGAATTCTTCTACGGTAGCGAAGCAGTATTATACCAATATGGCAAAGCTGAATTATGTAGACGCTCAGTTTATGGACAAAAAGAAATAA
- a CDS encoding AAA family ATPase has product MKERKKLPIGEEFFRNIRTKGFYYVDKTGFISELLRTRGSVNLFTRPRRFGKSLNLDMLKTFFEIDTDPSLFEGLEIAEEKELCEQYMGKYPVISVSLKDVGGENFQAAYDALCTVVSEEAARLDFLMKSDRLMPHDQEKLEHLIKNRLEKSSDLHHSLKLLTRLLRKHYGVSAIVLIDEYDVPLDKAYHNGYYLQMVDLIRSIFSQALKTNENLEFAVITGCLQIARESIFTGLNNFKVRTVSDVRFAEYFGFTDQEVTKLLDYYDLGEKIALFREWYDGYRFGNVHVYCPWDVLNQCDKFCESESAWMESHWENSSSNSIVKDILEHSTEATRTEMEALISGESIEKPLISGLTYSDFDNGNRQKKQMYLWSILYATGYLTDAGESAGRIHELVIPNREILGIYEEKILAWFEKKMVSNTERWQKFCTAVKEGNGNTVQVLFNSFMEESISIRDTYVRKEMKENFYHGMLLGLMRAEESWIVKSNAESGVGHMDIMLIIPSEKTGCIIEIKYAENGTFDAACSQAMEQIEKKGYESLLKQEEIKTIYKFGIACYKKSCKVAVECST; this is encoded by the coding sequence GTGAAAGAAAGGAAAAAACTCCCGATAGGAGAAGAATTTTTTCGAAATATCAGAACGAAAGGATTCTATTACGTGGATAAAACAGGTTTTATCAGTGAACTGCTGAGAACCAGAGGCAGTGTAAACCTTTTTACGCGTCCCCGGCGCTTTGGGAAAAGTTTAAACCTGGATATGCTGAAAACATTTTTTGAGATTGACACGGATCCTTCATTGTTTGAAGGGCTTGAAATTGCAGAAGAAAAAGAACTGTGTGAACAATATATGGGAAAATATCCTGTTATCTCTGTCAGTCTGAAAGACGTTGGAGGGGAAAACTTTCAGGCTGCATATGATGCGCTGTGTACGGTTGTCAGCGAAGAAGCTGCAAGATTGGATTTTCTTATGAAAAGCGACCGATTAATGCCCCATGATCAGGAAAAGCTGGAACACTTGATAAAAAATCGGTTGGAGAAATCCTCTGATCTCCATCATAGCCTGAAACTGTTAACAAGACTGTTGCGAAAACATTATGGGGTATCTGCTATTGTACTGATTGATGAGTATGATGTGCCGCTGGACAAAGCATATCATAATGGATACTATCTGCAAATGGTAGATTTGATTCGTTCCATATTCAGCCAGGCCCTTAAAACAAATGAGAATCTTGAGTTTGCAGTGATAACAGGCTGCCTTCAGATTGCCAGAGAAAGTATTTTTACAGGACTGAATAATTTCAAAGTTCGGACAGTTTCGGATGTCCGTTTTGCAGAATATTTTGGTTTTACAGATCAGGAAGTAACCAAATTGCTGGACTATTATGATTTGGGAGAGAAGATCGCATTATTCAGAGAGTGGTATGATGGATATCGATTCGGAAATGTTCATGTTTACTGCCCCTGGGATGTACTTAATCAGTGCGATAAATTTTGTGAATCAGAAAGTGCCTGGATGGAATCACATTGGGAGAACAGCAGCAGTAACAGTATTGTGAAAGATATTCTGGAACATTCTACCGAAGCCACGAGAACAGAAATGGAAGCGCTTATATCTGGTGAATCCATAGAAAAACCGCTGATTTCAGGACTGACATATTCAGATTTTGACAACGGGAACAGGCAGAAAAAGCAGATGTATCTGTGGAGTATACTTTATGCAACCGGTTATCTTACAGATGCAGGGGAATCAGCTGGCAGGATTCACGAGCTGGTTATTCCGAACAGGGAAATTCTTGGAATCTATGAAGAAAAAATTCTGGCCTGGTTTGAGAAGAAAATGGTGAGTAATACGGAGCGGTGGCAGAAGTTCTGCACAGCAGTAAAAGAAGGGAATGGGAATACGGTTCAGGTATTGTTCAATAGTTTTATGGAAGAATCCATCAGTATTCGTGATACTTATGTCAGAAAAGAAATGAAGGAAAATTTTTACCATGGAATGCTGCTTGGGCTGATGAGGGCAGAAGAGAGCTGGATTGTAAAGTCAAATGCAGAATCCGGGGTTGGTCATATGGATATTATGCTTATCATTCCATCGGAGAAGACCGGATGTATTATAGAAATAAAATATGCTGAAAACGGAACCTTTGACGCTGCCTGCAGTCAGGCGATGGAACAGATTGAAAAAAAGGGATATGAATCACTTTTGAAACAGGAAGAGATAAAAACAATCTATAAATTTGGCATTGCCTGCTATAAGAAAAGCTGTAAAGTGGCAGTGGAATGCAGTACATGA
- the fliS gene encoding flagellar export chaperone FliS translates to MIANRGYDAYARNKIMTASPAELTLMLYEGAIKFCNIAIVAIEEKNVEKAHNNITKVENIISEFLSTLDHKYEVARDFENVYNYIMDRLVEANLKKDKEILEEVLSHLRTMRDTWKEVMGQNKAAKAE, encoded by the coding sequence GTGATAGCGAACAGAGGATATGATGCCTATGCAAGGAACAAAATTATGACAGCTTCCCCTGCGGAGCTGACATTGATGCTCTATGAAGGGGCAATCAAATTCTGTAATATTGCGATAGTTGCAATTGAAGAAAAAAATGTGGAAAAAGCACATAATAATATTACGAAAGTTGAAAATATTATTTCAGAATTTTTGTCAACACTGGATCATAAATATGAAGTTGCCAGAGATTTTGAAAATGTTTACAATTACATCATGGACCGTCTGGTCGAGGCAAATCTGAAGAAAGACAAAGAGATTCTGGAAGAAGTGCTGTCCCATCTTCGTACCATGCGCGACACCTGGAAAGAAGTGATGGGGCAGAATAAAGCTGCAAAGGCGGAATAA
- a CDS encoding flagellar assembly protein FliW, translating into MQIETRLFGEIDIEDEKIIFFEKGIIGFPDCQKFTLIYDEGEDGARKGISWLQSLDEPAFALPVMDPLLVKEDYNPQVEDEALEHLGNLTAENTYVLVTVTAKEDITLLSVNLKAPVVINTDERKAHQVIVEDDFPVKFPIYEILKAKKEKAGE; encoded by the coding sequence ATGCAGATTGAGACACGATTATTCGGAGAGATAGATATAGAAGATGAGAAAATAATCTTTTTTGAAAAAGGCATTATCGGTTTTCCGGACTGCCAGAAATTCACACTGATTTACGATGAAGGAGAGGACGGGGCCCGCAAAGGAATTTCCTGGCTTCAGTCTCTGGATGAGCCCGCATTTGCCCTCCCGGTTATGGATCCGCTGCTGGTGAAAGAGGATTACAATCCTCAGGTGGAGGACGAGGCGCTGGAACATCTGGGGAACCTGACCGCAGAAAATACTTACGTACTGGTAACTGTCACAGCCAAAGAAGACATCACACTGCTGAGTGTGAATCTGAAAGCACCTGTTGTAATCAATACGGATGAACGGAAAGCCCATCAGGTCATTGTAGAAGATGATTTTCCGGTAAAATTCCCAATATACGAGATTTTGAAGGCTAAAAAAGAAAAGGCGGGTGAATAG